One window of Isachenkonia alkalipeptolytica genomic DNA carries:
- a CDS encoding C-GCAxxG-C-C family protein: MKKEVSLEKIQRDAENYFQQGNYYCSEAIVASIRENFELDMPEEMVAMASGFPVGIGRSKCVCGAVSGGVMALGYFFGRTQGTTPKDPKSVQTLELAHELQESFKKNHKVLCCSILTKGMDMASGEHKAQCVSFTGEVARSASEIIVREMGMKNLDEDVKGV, encoded by the coding sequence ATGAAAAAAGAAGTAAGCTTGGAAAAAATCCAACGGGATGCGGAAAATTATTTTCAACAGGGAAACTATTACTGTTCCGAGGCGATTGTCGCCTCTATTCGAGAGAATTTTGAACTGGATATGCCCGAGGAAATGGTGGCCATGGCCTCGGGATTTCCCGTGGGTATCGGACGCTCCAAATGCGTTTGCGGCGCGGTGTCCGGCGGGGTGATGGCCCTGGGGTATTTCTTCGGCCGAACCCAAGGCACTACTCCGAAGGATCCCAAAAGCGTACAGACCCTCGAACTTGCTCATGAATTACAAGAATCCTTTAAGAAAAACCATAAGGTTTTATGCTGTAGCATTTTAACCAAGGGCATGGATATGGCCTCGGGAGAGCATAAGGCCCAGTGCGTATCCTTTACGGGGGAAGTTGCAAGAAGTGCCTCAGAGATCATTGTTCGGGAGATGGGCATGAAAAACCTGGATGAAGACGTCAAAGGAGTGTAG